Within the Epinephelus lanceolatus isolate andai-2023 chromosome 9, ASM4190304v1, whole genome shotgun sequence genome, the region ACTGTCATTAGCTGAACGAGGTTTTCCAGAATAAATAGGTTTATAGATGCACCCTGTTGTTTCAGGGATAAAACTTACAGAGGTATGTCTGCAGTCGTTAAAAGCAGAGGTGTTAGGCTTTAATGATGAGAGTTAATatgttcatatttttttctacatGGCGTGGGTGTGGGTGGAAATTGTCCTGAAACTAAGTCCAGATAACAGGTTGACTCATTTAGTGATACACTaatattaaattacatttaaagacAAATTTTGATTCAGGCTGAAACTGAATATTTGGGAATTATTTAATGGAACAAGAGCATTAATATGGACTTTTATAACTGTTATCAAGATGGCATTTTATTGCAGGACTTTAATAAAACACTACTAATGGCCTGGAAGTTCTAAATTTCTTCTTAAGCAATATTTAGCAGAATAGTGTGATATACACAATATTAAACTTTGCAATTTATGTCCAAATTAAATACAATATCTCATATTACCAATGTGAAGCTGGCCAAACAATTAAGGTTATATAATAGAGGTAGACTGATTTTAAagatatacatattgcaaataTATTTCATGCAGCTTTTATATtatcatttaatatttttttaatttgtaggACACATCTTTTGTCATTCACGCGAACACAGATTAAACTGAAGGATGTGGGAGAAGTAAAATCAGATATTTTCGTGTGAAAATGAAACCTATGCATTAAAGGTGAATTCCCCAGCTGTTGCCTCATTCCAGGAAACTGATCATAGAGCACATACTAAGTCTGTGTATATGTCTGAGTTCCTGTTACACATCTGAAAATCCCTGAGGGTTTTCTATGTTATTTCAAGCTTTTCTAAAAATCTATGCAGCCTGTGATACGCTTACCCTATCTGAGAAGACACGACAACACGgcttgcttttatttattttattatgaagAATGTCTGTGCATTACAATAGACtctggaaaaacaaacatgaataaTGCAATGGATATATGATGCCCTTTTCTATTCATTATCGATTCATTTTTCCTTTATCCACTGACCTCAAAGCTTAAAAGAGCAAAAGTTCTGTtccatgataaaaaaaaacaaacagtgaattTGAAGATTTTCTATTAAAATGTCGCTGCATCCACTTCCCGTCATTATGGCACCATACACAGCACATATTAGAGATCTGTTAAGCACTCAAAGTCAACCTCAAACCAGTGAGATccaagcatgaaaaaaaaatgatgcagacctatattttcttgttttcagcTCGTCCCTGAAAAGTGAAATATGTTGCAATAATCTGGTTCAGATGACGGAGGATGTGAAATGAAAGCGACCATTATATGCTCACAGTTAAAGGGAACTGAACCGTTTTACGCATTCCCCACTGAAATCCACCCAGAGCACAGCAAacatctgatttttttcttcttaaataTTCACTTCAACCACAGTGAGATCAGTACTGAAAACATGGTTTGAAATTCACATAGGATCAATCACAAAAAGTAAAGTTCAGTCTGCCGGTAAAGAAAGGCAAAAACAAGGCAAAAGATTATACTGTAGCTGGTACCGCCAtctttgatttcttttctttctttttttcctgaaatgTACAGGAGCATTTGCTACAAGTAACAACAAAATTATACCTGAAATAGAACTGAAGTCACTTTGTAAGGAATGTCAAATAGAAGTGCTATTAATGCTCACAACTGAATTTAAGACTCAAAGGCTGATATATTGTACTGCATCACATTTATAGGAAAAGAGatggttttttgggggggagtggGAGGGAATTTGGTCGGGCTGTGGGTCTTCACAAATCCCTAAACTATGCCATCAGTTGCTCACAACATCAACAATATAATGGAATTGCTTTCTTGAAAATATAAGAGATTTCAAAAGCTTCTGGCCCACGATTACCATCCCTTCATTGGTCCATGATGTGGAGGATCGTTTGCTCCACTTCAGCCTGATCAGCTCACGTGTGTGCGAGGACGGACTGTGCCGTGTGTTGTTTTACTGCAGATGTCCTCTGGGGCTGCCAGTGTGATAATCTGGGGGTGGAGAGGGGGGCAGGAGGGGGGCTGGGCTAGACAAGCTCCACGTAATTGGCCGGGAACATTCCAAAATGGCCGTCTGGGCCGTAGCCTCGCCACCAGCCCTCATCTATCATCTCGATCCCGGTGATGATGTCGTCGGGATCAAATGAGATCTCGGTGTCATCAGCTGGAGGAAAAGAGCAGAGTTTTACGAACATCAGCAAAGTTACTGTAGGAAAGAGtttcaaataattttaaaactttCTTCTCTCTTTAGAAGGGTGATTTTGGTATATTTCAACCCGAACCATAcattcccatgtttttgtgtctaagtgaataatggagacaacaatttcTGAAACTGgcccagtattgagtgagagaactgcagctggcagctgcaAAACTTGCTGTAATGTAATCCTTACTCAGAGCATGTGCAACCTTAATGTATGTCCACTaacagtgcttgtgtttgccactgacaggctcggaTTGTTTTAAGTGTTTGTCAACATTATGGAGAGGAGTCCTACAAAGACACTTAGgtcaaagagtaagatcctttttgttttaccagaaacagccctgaatcGCTACCGCcacacccaccagactccatttaaataaagagtaattttagtgtgtataaaTCCAGCGTATTTtgacatctaactgggtgagtTAAGGGTTTATtgcaaccaaaccagagctggtgatagTTGGAAAAGgggaaagatttttttttgtgagttttaataCGTTTCTTTTGACTTTGAAAGAGGTGTGTTTtataatgataaaattacaatttatttcaatttcaatGGAGTCAGAcacttttaaaaatgatttgagcctatcagtggcaaaaacaaacacttaaagtGGACGTACGCTGACTGCACACACATGCCTCaagtgattacattgcagcctgttttgtgaCTGCAGGCTGCAGCAGGCTCACCCAAAaatggaccagtttcaaaaactgttgctcccatttgtcacttagacacaaaaacactggaaaaagGGATCAGGCTGAAAAATACCAGTTTCCCTGTAAGCAAAGTTAATTAGACTATAATTTTTTCTCTGTAAATGTTACAAACAAGCAACTACTTAAAAGGTGACAGAACACTAGATATGTTTTTTGAGTCAACACATGAGCAGTCAGTTGATTACATTATAAAGGTGCAGTGattaagaaaacaaaactcaCCGGCCTGGTAGTCATATAAGGCTCTGGCACAGATGCCTCTGTCTGATGTCTCCTCAGGAGTCACCTCATAGGAGTTAGTCTCCTCCACctgtaattatttttcatgattaaCTTACATGGTGGTGAAAAAACAGTCACAGCATTTCCTGCTAAAGTTAAGTAAACAATCACCTGAGCGGGCTCTTCAACAGCTGTCTCTTGGACATAGGAGTTAGCAGCTGGTGCTTCCTCTGAAAAGACAGTTTACCATTAGCATGATGTGTCAGAGCTGTGCTGTGCactgaccagcaggtggcagcagctgcagctgatcctgacagCTCAGTTTGGCCAAAGGGGATAATGTGTACTTAGAGCAAATTACAAAAGAATTTTTATAAGACGCAGATGGGAGGGTCGGAAAGCTTATGCCTAACACTGTGGCTGATGTTGTGTGAAATGAGCCCCACCTTCACACCTGGGCTCCTGGGGGGCCGCCTCCTGCTCATCATACTCACACCTGGACTGTCCATCATCCACATCAGGCTCTTATCACCCAAAAACACAAGCACAGACATGCATGTACACAGGGGAACACGTTCACAAGTCCACACAGGCTTGAAACCACCACCAGACACAGGGACTGCTGGCACATTTCACATGAGGAGTAACAAAATCATAATCTGGAAGTTTCTTaggaaacaaaaagaacattgAATGGAAGCATGGCTCATGATGATTATGAGGAATATGAAGATGATCACACATAGAAACAATGAGAGATGAAGCATGAAGCTTTTAGTTAAGAATGACACCATCACCTGATATATCATGGGTGCATTCTCTGTGTATGTACATGtatatgtgcatatgtgtgtgtgtgagctcacaCCTGTGGCACGGACAGGAGAGGCGGAGCCTGCTGGCACAGGAGAAGCTTGGCGCTGAGGTGAGCTGGCTCGCTCACTTTCATACACTGGCTTAGACAGAAAAGGGCTTTGCAGACGCCCTGAGCAGAGAGACACATGGAACCCCCAAAACATGCCGAACAAACAAAATGggcaagagagaaaacaaagtgCAGACCGGTtgagcagaagaagagaagacaccATGATGGAGACACAGCGTTAAGTATGACTATGAGACACCTGGGCAGTCTGATGGAAAGTTAAAGCTCTGATAAAGACAGCGTCGGGAGGCAACCTCCTCTAGAAATCACCTACCACTAACTGAGAGAGGATAAAAGAGCTTTGCAGTAATGCAGGAGGGGCTGTGACATttaaagcaaacacatttatatgaagAGGTCATGGTGTGTGCAGGGGTGATACCTGGCTGGGGGCTAGCAGGGGCAGCTGAGGGGACGTCTGAGTCACTGGGAGTtattcccctctctctctgcttgaACATCTCTCTGGGGTTCACAGCACGCTGAGAGATGAGAGAAGCTGCCTCCtagaaaaaaagagaatgaaTAATATGTACAATAAGCATTAGTCAGCCACGGTTTATTAATAATGCAGTGGGAGATGTTGCTAAAGAAAAACTACAGAGGAGACAGATGTCTGACTTCCAttagagagaggagagatcaCGCAGTAAAAGCTGGAAGACTGATGTGTTACATCGAGCTCTAAATATTCTGTtagaaagacacaaaagctTGTTTTGAGATAggcaagaaaaaagaaagtttgGCCAGAGGAGAGCACTTTCAGGGAAGGGGAACTCACATTGGCCTTTTCCACAGATTCACCTCTCCTTACTGCTTTCTTCTGGGCTGCCTGgttctcctcctgctcctcctgatAATGTTGATATCAATGATGGCACTGCTGACAGTTGCTACCTTCCTGACTAATCAGAATGTATGCACTACCAAAGCTTATTACACTATCAACATAATTGTTGAAACTCAATATGAAAGTAGTCATTTCAGCATCTGTTCGTACGTCTCCATCAAGTAACCTCACAGGTTTTACTCCGATTATAATCTTGTCACTCACCAAGTGTTGTCTCTCCTGTTCTTTACTCtcagcttcctgctgctgctggtactTCCTATTCAACAAATGACCATTTAGAAGACAAGAACAGGAAATGTAATTTGAACCCTTAAATAGGTGCAGCTTCAAACCAGTCTTAACCAGTGTGCATTTCCTTCATCTGCTACCTACTTTTGTTGGTCGATCTGAGTGGCCCTCTCTTTGTCCCTTTTGTCCCTCTGCATTGCCTCCTtggcctctctgtctttcctctctttctccaacTTTTGGCGCTCCTCGTCTGCCTTGCGTCGCTCCTCCTGGCGGcgtttctcctcttctttctaAAAGCCAAACAGACAGGTCAGTGATGGGTTTGGTACTTTGCAAATATTActgtggtggaaaaaaaaaacttgatttcACAatagtttgtttaaaaaaaaaactgcatagcagagagcagcatTATGTGGGTGTAACTGTGACAGGTATGGTGAGGAGCCAAAACTGCACACAAAAGACAAAGTTACAACAAAGCTTTCGCTGACTTCGGTTAACATTGGTGATGGGTAAAAACTGCCTGCCTTGTATTTTCATATAGGCTTTTAAGAGGAATGGAAATGTGTGtcaaatgtttcaaaactgCAAACTTGTACAATATTTCAGAGTTCTTGCAATTTCAATGAGTTGATGATTTATAAACATCctatataaaaacaacaaatttctCAGGGAGTCATTTTAAAGAGATGCTTAAGGTGCTCATGACACCATCTCTCAGAGGTGAAGTTGAAGTTTGCAGAAGCTGAATCCAAGTTCAGGAGCCTACCTCTGCCTGAgcccagaagttgtctttgttgGTCTTTCTGATTTCAGACATGGCGTTGGTCTTCTGGTACACTGAGCCCTACATGAAGAAGAAGGCAAtcaatattttacattataaatataattattattattagaatgTTTATCTTCCCTCTATAACTAATGTCACACCAACACATGATGTGCCTGATTTATTTAGtgcaagttgtttcttttaacGACTATCAGATATGAACCAATacccccgtttccaccgagcagtacagttcagtccggtactcttttttttctacttccACTGCGAAAAGTTGCGGATGGTACAAATGGAACATTTCCACatcgtccccatttttggtccccccactgttggggtacctagcacacagatctggtactaaaaggtggagctgtgaacactgcagtccattaaCTGGTCAACAGTGGACGGTCAcactgctcagggctgagttgtggctggttttgaagctgtaaCTACTgttcatacaaaaaaaaaaaaaaaaaaaaaactgttgcagAGCGTCATttctgtgggctccggcaacactaaacccccgagcttgcctgagaaggactaaatgcacaaacccgctatttttaaatatctcatcgagagagactctcactgcagcccgttttatttttgagctattttgttctgaaaatgtcagcgtgcagcctcgttttgtggatgataaacgaggtgcagacttccatctgtatCACCAGTAATGGGGAagtacagtgagtgctggacgagcagtgagtgacaacactcccacccacatttaagagtatgTTTGAAGTGGAAACgctaccgaaagtgtttggtggaaacaagaCTAATAACTGCCTTTACATGCAcaagatattcagtttttggccttattccaaaaaaaaaaaaaaccccaatgtTTCTACTCAGCTGTTGACATggctaataaaaatgaatattgcACTAATACTCCTGTTGACATGCAGCCATGCACACTCAGATTAATGTGCCCAAACATGTCGTTTATCgtgtcaaaatatggaaaattgGAACATTTGAAGCCACTTCTGCAATTTGGCTTCTTTGCATCATAACAgtatttttctcctttttttcccacaggtGGCGGACTTAGTCAGCCctgtgaacacagcctcccttTTTCAGTCTTTCAACCACTTACTTGAAGAGGTTGGTGTTGCGATACTTGTGCATACTCTAAAATTTGTTAATATTCAAGTATTTCATGAGGTTTAAAAGTAGGTTTTCTTTTGGTCATGTATCTCTaccccagccttgcaaactgtagGCTAGTAGGTCTGTGTACAATGGCTCTATGACAATGCATAGACCTGACTGTAAACAGGTAAGAGGCCATGTATTGCAAACTGTGGTTAAAACCTCAATTGAGATGCATGTTCTGAGTGCGCTGTATACATGTCTAATAAATGCTCCTTAAGCCTCAATAATACCGTCTTAATCGGAAAATGCTTCATTCAGAAAACAGCCTGATTCTGAAAAATCCAAATGGAATATACTGTTTGCATCACCTACATTAAATTTAGAAAGTTGTCATGTTCAGAATCATAGTGGAATatcagtgtgcatgtaaacttaGTCAGTGACTGCTTTCTCTCATGAAGAGAGTATAACAGACTAAATTTAGTGTGTTCATGCCTTTCTTATAGGTCCactggaggttttttttttttgggagaaATAGTTGTCAGTGGTAGAGCTGGTTGAGTGTAAATCAAAGGCCatgacaaagagaaaagaaaaaacaaacatgtgcaAACAAATGTATCCATGTTTTGAGATTAAGGAGCCTAGTTAAGATCTAGCCCTCTGCTTATCTTTCTAGCATGAAACATAAGCAAACAGGAGGGCACAAGGCAGGAACTGCATGCGCAGCATACCACGGGACCCTGAGGACCGCTGTCCTGGAAGCGGCTGGAAGCTTCTTTGTGGAAGCTGTAGTTGGCTCCTGAGGCTTTGGCCACCTTTTGCATGATCACCTCGGGTTCCACGTCCTCCTCTGCTCTGGCGTTTATTGTGACATGGGCCCCCTGAAATAGCATTGAATAAAAGTTAATATTAATGCTcacacaaacagagaaacaCCTACAGTTGGTATCTTGGTTCCTGTGAGCACCACCTGTAATCTGTTTACATGCGCTGTTTGCTGGTTTAACAtgaatgacacagacaccaaTCCATGAAAGCTGTTGCATTATTCCAACCATGCCTGCAGCATGCTGTGTagtgttttctttggtttttattttaagtcCTGCTCAGAGCCAACAATAACATGCAATTTAGCACACAAATAAGCTCCTCTGTAAACATATACAAACTGAAGTACACATTCAAATACATATTTAAACTACACTCAAAAATAAGTGCAGTGTTACCTTGAGAAAATTGGCCATGGAGCTGACATGATTTGCACATATTCCTTTCCTGGCGTCCTTCACTCCTTCTCCAGTCTGAAACACAAAGGATCACACGATAAGTTCAAGGACGGCCACTTCAAAGAGGACAAACAAATGTACGACAGTAAAGTGCGGCACAAACCCAGTTGATGAGGACATATTTAGGCAGGCCAGAGTTTGGATCCTGGACCCGACAGAAAGCGTACATCACTTTTCCACTGTTCAACTCCTCAACCAACTCCTCCAGTCCTCCATCTGACACATAAACATTGTGGAATTTCAAATGGTTACTGTGGTCGGTTGTGTAACCGTGGACATTTTTTCTGTTACAAATGATGGGGTGAGAAAGCAGAGGCAAGCACTCCTTTTGTGCTGATATTTCAGTACTGCAGCTGTATGCTGACAATGAAATTCCTGCACACATTTGATATTATTGTGTTGAGATCATAAAAACGTGATAATATCCACTCAGTTACTCACCTCCCTTTTCTGCCAGGCGGATATCATTACTGTTTCCCTCGTAGGTGAACAAGGCCCTGTGGAAAACATGGGATTAAGGATGTAAAAATGCCAGCTAAACtgatcacacagacagaaaagagtTTGTTCCAGAGGGTGATGTGCAGCATTTCACACTCAACAAAACAATGCATGTTATGTACAACGATTTTAAGCAACTTTCAGCCTTCAGCCCTATTCCAACAGGATACATTTTACAGAAGTAATGTAGTGTAAATAAAACAGTGCTAC harbors:
- the dbnlb gene encoding drebrin-like b isoform X7 — its product is MAVNLSKNGPALTAAFKEVVDEKSNTNWALFTYEGNSNDIRLAEKGDGGLEELVEELNSGKVMYAFCRVQDPNSGLPKYVLINWTGEGVKDARKGICANHVSSMANFLKGAHVTINARAEEDVEPEVIMQKVAKASGANYSFHKEASSRFQDSGPQGPVGSVYQKTNAMSEIRKTNKDNFWAQAEKEEEKRRQEERRKADEERQKLEKERKDREAKEAMQRDKRDKERATQIDQQKKYQQQQEAESKEQERQHLEEQEENQAAQKKAVRRGESVEKANEAASLISQRAVNPREMFKQRERGITPSDSDVPSAAPASPQPEEAPAANSYVQETAVEEPAQVEETNSYEVTPEETSDRGICARALYDYQAADDTEISFDPDDIITGIEMIDEGWWRGYGPDGHFGMFPANYVELV
- the dbnlb gene encoding drebrin-like b isoform X4, translating into MAVNLSKNGPALTAAFKEVVDEKSNTNWALFTYEGNSNDIRLAEKGDGGLEELVEELNSGKVMYAFCRVQDPNSGLPKYVLINWTGEGVKDARKGICANHVSSMANFLKGAHVTINARAEEDVEPEVIMQKVAKASGANYSFHKEASSRFQDSGPQGPVGSVYQKTNAMSEIRKTNKDNFWAQAEKEEEKRRQEERRKADEERQKLEKERKDREAKEAMQRDKRDKERATQIDQQKKYQQQQEAESKEQERQHLEEQEENQAAQKKAVRRGESVEKANEAASLISQRAVNPREMFKQRERGITPSDSDVPSAAPASPQPEPDVDDGQSRCEYDEQEAAPQEPRCEEEAPAANSYVQETAVEEPAQVEETNSYEVTPEETSDRGICARALYDYQAADDTEISFDPDDIITGIEMIDEGWWRGYGPDGHFGMFPANYVELV
- the dbnlb gene encoding drebrin-like b isoform X8; amino-acid sequence: MAVNLSKNGPALTAAFKEVVDEKSNTNWALFTYEGNSNDIRLAEKGDGGLEELVEELNSGKVMYAFCRVQDPNSGLPKYVLINWTGEGVKDARKGICANHVSSMANFLKGAHVTINARAEEDVEPEVIMQKVAKASGANYSFHKEASSRFQDSGPQGPVGSVYQKTNAMSEIRKTNKDNFWAQAEKEEEKRRQEERRKADEERQKLEKERKDREAKEAMQRDKRDKERATQIDQQKKYQQQQEAESKEQERQHLEAASLISQRAVNPREMFKQRERGITPSDSDVPSAAPASPQPEEAPAANSYVQETAVEEPAQVEETNSYEVTPEETSDRGICARALYDYQAADDTEISFDPDDIITGIEMIDEGWWRGYGPDGHFGMFPANYVELV
- the dbnlb gene encoding drebrin-like b isoform X6 — its product is MAVNLSKNGPALTAAFKEVVDEKSNTNWALFTYEGNSNDIRLAEKGDGGLEELVEELNSGKVMYAFCRVQDPNSGLPKYVLINWTGEGVKDARKGICANHVSSMANFLKGAHVTINARAEEDVEPEVIMQKVAKASGANYSFHKEASSRFQDSGPQGPVGSVYQKTNAMSEIRKTNKDNFWAQAEKEEEKRRQEERRKADEERQKLEKERKDREAKEAMQRDKRDKERATQIDQQKKYQQQQEAESKEQERQHLEAASLISQRAVNPREMFKQRERGITPSDSDVPSAAPASPQPEPDVDDGQSRCEYDEQEAAPQEPRCEEEAPAANSYVQETAVEEPAQVEETNSYEVTPEETSDRGICARALYDYQAADDTEISFDPDDIITGIEMIDEGWWRGYGPDGHFGMFPANYVELV
- the dbnlb gene encoding drebrin-like b isoform X2, which produces MAVNLSKNGPALTAAFKEVVDEKSNTNWALFTYEGNSNDIRLAEKGDGGLEELVEELNSGKVMYAFCRVQDPNSGLPKYVLINWTGEGVKDARKGICANHVSSMANFLKGAHVTINARAEEDVEPEVIMQKVAKASGANYSFHKEASSRFQDSGPQGPVGSVYQKTNAMSEIRKTNKDNFWAQAEKEEEKRRQEERRKADEERQKLEKERKDREAKEAMQRDKRDKERATQIDQQKKYQQQQEAESKEQERQHLEAASLISQRAVNPREMFKQRERGITPSDSDVPSAAPASPQPGRLQSPFLSKPVYESERASSPQRQASPVPAGSASPVRATEPDVDDGQSRCEYDEQEAAPQEPRCEEEAPAANSYVQETAVEEPAQVEETNSYEVTPEETSDRGICARALYDYQAADDTEISFDPDDIITGIEMIDEGWWRGYGPDGHFGMFPANYVELV
- the dbnlb gene encoding drebrin-like b isoform X3, encoding MAVNLSKNGPALTAAFKEVVDEKSNTNWALFTYEGNSNDIRLAEKGDGGLEELVEELNSGKVMYAFCRVQDPNSGLPKYVLINWTGEGVKDARKGICANHVSSMANFLKGAHVTINARAEEDVEPEVIMQKVAKASGANYSFHKEASSRFQDSGPQGPVGSVYQKTNAMSEIRKTNKDNFWAQAEKEEEKRRQEERRKADEERQKLEKERKDREAKEAMQRDKRDKERATQIDQQKKYQQQQEAESKEQERQHLEEQEENQAAQKKAVRRGESVEKANEAASLISQRAVNPREMFKQRERGITPSDSDVPSAAPASPQPGRLQSPFLSKPVYESERASSPQRQASPVPAGSASPVRATEEAPAANSYVQETAVEEPAQVEETNSYEVTPEETSDRGICARALYDYQAADDTEISFDPDDIITGIEMIDEGWWRGYGPDGHFGMFPANYVELV
- the dbnlb gene encoding drebrin-like b isoform X5, which translates into the protein MAVNLSKNGPALTAAFKEVVDEKSNTNWALFTYEGNSNDIRLAEKGDGGLEELVEELNSGKVMYAFCRVQDPNSGLPKYVLINWTGEGVKDARKGICANHVSSMANFLKGAHVTINARAEEDVEPEVIMQKVAKASGANYSFHKEASSRFQDSGPQGPVGSVYQKTNAMSEIRKTNKDNFWAQAEKEEEKRRQEERRKADEERQKLEKERKDREAKEAMQRDKRDKERATQIDQQKKYQQQQEAESKEQERQHLEAASLISQRAVNPREMFKQRERGITPSDSDVPSAAPASPQPGRLQSPFLSKPVYESERASSPQRQASPVPAGSASPVRATEEAPAANSYVQETAVEEPAQVEETNSYEVTPEETSDRGICARALYDYQAADDTEISFDPDDIITGIEMIDEGWWRGYGPDGHFGMFPANYVELV
- the dbnlb gene encoding drebrin-like b isoform X1, producing the protein MAVNLSKNGPALTAAFKEVVDEKSNTNWALFTYEGNSNDIRLAEKGDGGLEELVEELNSGKVMYAFCRVQDPNSGLPKYVLINWTGEGVKDARKGICANHVSSMANFLKGAHVTINARAEEDVEPEVIMQKVAKASGANYSFHKEASSRFQDSGPQGPVGSVYQKTNAMSEIRKTNKDNFWAQAEKEEEKRRQEERRKADEERQKLEKERKDREAKEAMQRDKRDKERATQIDQQKKYQQQQEAESKEQERQHLEEQEENQAAQKKAVRRGESVEKANEAASLISQRAVNPREMFKQRERGITPSDSDVPSAAPASPQPGRLQSPFLSKPVYESERASSPQRQASPVPAGSASPVRATEPDVDDGQSRCEYDEQEAAPQEPRCEEEAPAANSYVQETAVEEPAQVEETNSYEVTPEETSDRGICARALYDYQAADDTEISFDPDDIITGIEMIDEGWWRGYGPDGHFGMFPANYVELV